GCCGAAGCGGCACGGCACGCTGCCGAGGCACTCCCGGTGCACCTGGATGTTGGCGCCCATCCGGATCAGTGCGTCGGTGAAGCCGAACCGGTTCTCGTAGACGGTCTCGTGGACGATCGACACGCCTTCGGCCTGGGTTAGGGCCACCACAAGGGGCTGCTGCCAGTCCGTCATGAATCCCGGGTGTACGTCCGTTTCAAGGACTAGCGGATTCAGCTTGCCGCCGCGGTGGTAGAAACGGATGCCGTCCTCGCCGATGTCCATCCCGCCGCCCACCTTGCGGTAGGTGTTCAGGAACGTCATCATGTCGCGCTGGGAAGCGCCCTCAACGAAAATATCTCCGCGCGTCACGAGCGCCGCTGAGGCCCAGGACGCTGATTCGTTCCGGTCCGAGAGTGCCCGGTGGTTGTAACCGCCGAGGTCCCTGACGCCTTCGATGCGGATGGTGCGGTCCGTCTGGACGCTGATGATGGCGCCCATCTTCTGCAGCACGGCAATGAGGTCGATGATTTCCGGCTCCGTGGCGGCACCGGAAAGCTCCGTGATGCCTTCAGCCCTGGTGGCGCTGAGCAGGACCTGCTCGGTGGCCCCCACTGACGGATAGGGCAGCGAGATCTTGGCGCCCTGGAGCCCCTTGGGCGCGGAAATGTGGATGCCGCCCGGACGCTTTTCGACGACGGCCCCGAACTGGCGCAGGACGTTCAGGTGGTAATCAATGGGGCGGTCGCCGATCTTGCAGCCGCCAAGGTCGGGAATGAACGCTTCACCGATGGCGTGGATCAGCGGACCGCACAACAGGATGGGAATCCTGGAGTCGCCTGCATGGGCGTCGATTGCGGTGCTGGACGCGGTCTTGGCGCCCTTCGGATCCAGGGTCAGGTCACCCGTAACAGGGTCCTTTTCGACCGTGACGCCATGAAGCTGGAGCAGGCTGGTGACAACCTCGACGTCCTTGATTTCAGGGACGTTGCGCAGCACGGACGGCTCGTTGCCCAGCAGGGCGGCCACCATGGCCTTGGGGACAAGATTCTTGGCCCCGCGAACGGTGACGCGTCCAGTTAGCGGGACGCCTCCGCGGATTGTCAAAACACTACTCATATACCGGTTTCCTCACGACTACTCGCCCCCAAATCCTTACAAAGGCTCCAGCTAAGCATAGGAGCTAGCGTTACCGATCTGAAATACGGCGCGTTTTTCCGGAGGGCGCCGCGGGGGCGGCAAGGGTGCAGCCGGTACCGGGGACCGGCGCTGCGGGGTCCGCGGTACCGGCGCCGCAGGGACCGTACCCGGCCCCGCCGTCCCCGCGGGACCGCGGGGCGGCCGCACCCCTCAGCGCCGGCCCGATCAGGACAGCCGTGCGGGCAGGGTCTTCGGCTTGAAAGCGGGCCTGGTGGCTTCGTAGGCTGTGATGTCTTCTTCGTGCTGGAGGGTCAGTCCGATGTCGTCCAGGCCTTCGAGGAGGCGCCAGCGCGTGTAGTCATCAATCTCGAACGGCGCCACCACGTTGCCGCACATCACGGTCTTCGAGACGAGGTCCACGGTCACCTCGGTGCCCGGGGCGTTCTCCAGCACCTTCCAGATGAGCTCGATGTCATCCTGGGCGACCTCGGCTGCCAGGAGGCCCTGTTTGCCGGAGTTGCCGCGAAAGATATCGGCGAACCTTGAGGACAGGACGGTCTTGAACCCGAAGTCCTTCAATGCCCATACTGCGTGCTCGCGGGAGGACCCGGTGCCGAAGTCCGGTCCGGCCACCAGCACGGAACCGGCGTTGAACGGCTCCTGGTTCAGGATGAAGGCAGGGTCCTTGCGCCAGGCCGCAAACAGTGCGTCCTCGAAGCCCGTGCGGGTAATGCGCTTGAGGTAAACGGCCGGGATGATCTGGTCGGTGTCCACGTTGCTCTGGCGCAGCGGTACGCCGATCCCGGTGTGGGTGCTGAACTTTTCCATGGCGGTTCCTTTGATGCTGGGTAGGTGTGGGCTGCGCGGGCTAGGCGGCGTTATCTAAGCGGCGCTGCTACTGACGGCGGCGGACTCGGGAGCGGGGTCCAGGTCCGACGGCGAACTGAGCGTGCCGCGCACCGCCGTAGCTGCCGCCACGACCGGTGAGACGAGGTGGGTGCGGCCACCCTTGCCCTGACGTCCCTCAAAGTTGCGGTTGGACGTGGAGGCACAACGTTCCCCCACCTCCAGCTGGTCCGGGTTCATGCCCAGGCACATGGAGCAGCCGGCAAAACGCCACTCAGCTCCAAAGTCCTTGAAAACCTTGTCCAGGCCTTCCGCTTCCGCCTCGAGCCGCACGCGTGCCGAGCCCGGGACAACGAGCATCCGGATGTTCGGGTCCTTGGTGCGGCCGCGGATGATGTCCGCCGCGGCGCGCAGGTCTTCCATCCGGGAGTTCGTGCAGGAGCCCAGGAAGACCGTGTCCACCCGGATCTCCTTCATCGGGGTGCCGGCTTCCAGCCCCATGTACTGCAGTGCCCGTTCGGCCGCGGCCTTGGCGTTTTCATCGCCGAAGTCCTCCGGCGACGGCACCCTGGAAGACAGCGAAACGCCCTGGCCGGGGTTCGTGCCCCAGGTGACGAAGGGCTCCAGGGTGTCGGCGTCCAGGTCCACCTCGACGTCGAACGTTGCGTCGTCGTCCGTGCGGAGCGTGTTCCAGTATTCGACGGCGGCGTCCCACTCCGCGCCCTGCGGCGCGTGCGGCCGTCCGTACATGTAGTCGTACGTTGTCTGGTCCGGGGCAACGAGGCCCGCGCGGGCGCCGGCTTCGATGGACATGTTGCAGATGGTCATCCGGGCTTCCATGGACAGTGCACGGATTGCCGAACCACGGTATTCGAGGACGTAGCCCTGCCCGCCGCCGGTGCCGATCTTCGCGATGACCGCCAGGATGATGTCCTTTGCCGACACTCCGGGGCGCAGGGTTCCCTCGACGTTTATCGCCATGGTCTTGAATGGCTTCAAGGACAGCGTCTGGGTGGCCATGACGTGCTCCACCTCGGAGGTGCCGATGCCCATGGCCAGCGCGCCGAAGGCTCCGTGCGTGGAGGTGTGCGAATCCCCGCAGACCACCGTCATGCCGGGCTGGGTGAGGCCAAGCTGGGGGCCCACAACGTGAACGATCCCCTGCTCGGCGTCGCCCAGGGAGTGCAGGCGGACGCCGAATTCCTTGCAGTTGTTGCGCAGCGTCTGGATCTGGGTCCGGCTGGTCAGATCGGCGATAGGCTTGTCGATGTCCAGCGTGGGGGTGTTGTGGTCCTCGGTGGCGATGGTGAGGTCCGGGCGGCGCAGCGGGCGACCGGCCAGCCGGAGCCCTTCAAAGGCCTGCGGCGACGTGACTTCATGCACCAGGTGGAGGTCGATGTAGAGAAGGTCCGGCTGGGCATTGGCACCTTCGCCGTCGCCTTTGCGCACCACGTGCGCGTCCCAGACTTTCTCGGCCAATGTCTTTGCCATGGCCATCTCCCTTCACTGCTGTTGGCTGTTTACATCCACTGAACCAGCACGCCCGCGTAATACGCCAGCCAAATGATTTGCATCTCAGATATTGAGACGGCAATATCATTACATGGACAATTCTAGTGGCGTCGGTGTCATCGATAAAGCGGCCCATGTGCTCGACGCACTTGAGGCAGGGCCCACCACTCTGGCGCAGCTGGTGGCTGCCACCGGACTGGCGCGGCCGACCGTACACAGGCTCGCCCTGGCACTGGTCCATCACCGGCTTGTCAGCCGCGACATCCAGGGCCGTTTTGTGCTGGGAAGCCGGTTGGTGGAGCTCGCCTCGGCCGCCGGCGAGGACCGGCTGATCGCCTCAGCCGGGCCCGTCCTGATGCAGCTGCGCGACGCCACCGGCGAAAGCGCCCAGATCTTCCGGCGGCAGGGTGACTGGCGGGTGTGCGTCGCGTCTGCCGAGCGTCCCATTGGTCTCCGCGACACCATCCCGGTGGGTACCCAGCTTTCCATGAAGGCCGGCTCCGCCGCCCAGGTCCTGCTGGCCTGGGAGGACCACGACCGGCTCCTCGAAGGTCTGCAGGCAGCGCGCTTCACGCCCACCGTCCTGGCAGGAGTGCGACGGCGGGGCTGGGGCCAGAGCCTCGGCGAACGCGAGCCGGGGGTCGCCTCTGTGTCGGCGCCCGTCCGTGGCCCGTCCGGACGCGTCATTGCCGCCGTGTCCATTTCCGGTCCGATCGAGCGCCTGACCCGCCAGCCGGGCCGGTTGCACGCCGAAGTCGTCTGCAATGCCGCCCGGGTGCTGACCGAGGCGCTCCGCAAGAACAACGACTGACACCGCAGCCGCCCGGCCGTCCCCTGCGGGCTCCGGGTATTAGGCTGTGCCCATGAACAGCTATGCGGTCTTCCTCCGTGGTATCAACGTGGGCGGAATCAACATCAAAATGGCGGACCTCAGGAGCGCCCTGGCGGAACGCGGGTTCGATGGAGTAAAGACGCTCCTGGCCAGCGGCAACGTTGCCCTGGCCAGCCCTCTCGGCGCCGCCGCACTCAAAAAGGACGTTGAAACCTGCCTGCGCGAGTCCTTCGGCTACGACGCGTGGGTGGTGGTTCTGACCGACGCCAGGCTTGCTGCACTCGTCGAGGCGTGCCCGTACCCTGCCGAGGACAAGACGACGCATACCTATGTCACCCTCAGTTCGGATACAGCCGTGCTGGACGAGCTGTTCGAGGCCGGTTCACGGCTGGACGGAACGCAGCAGCAGCGCCTGGGTCCGGAGGCCATGGCCTGGCTTGCACCCGCCGGAGGCACCCTGGACAGTCCATTCAGCAGACTCTCATCCAAAGCGCGCTACAAATCGACCACCACCACGCGAAACCTTCGCACCATGATCAAGGTCCGAGACGCCACGAAGGCGATGGGCAACGGCTAGTCGCGGCCCGCGGCTTTCAGGGCCGCGTTGAAGGACTTCAGCCTGCTGACTTCCACTTCCACCGGTTCAACCACACGCCTGTCCGCAACGGCGGCCACGGCCGCCCTGAGCTTCTTGCCCGCCGCGCCACCCCGCACTCGCGCGGCCGCCCCGGCGATGGCCTTTCCGGCGAGGGCCAGCACCACACCCAGCAGCAATCCCCCGGCGATCATCAGCGTTGGAACCGGCCACCCTTCCACCCTGGGCACCTCCGGAACAGGCAGCTGGAGATATCCCAGCCCGGCCAGGACACCGAGCCAGCCCACGCCGCCCAAAACCGCCACGAGGGCAAGCCATTGGGCAACGTTGAACAGTCCCCACCACCACGACTTTCTGCCGGCCAGCAGCTCAGTGCCGGCAATCGCCTGATCCATTGCGTCCGGCAGCTGGTCCCGGCCTTCACGCGCCGCGCCACGGATGGCCGCGCGCCACGGCCCCGGTGCCCCGGCACTGGCGGCATCCGCGAATTCCCGCACGGCAGCGTCCGTCCTGGCGCGTTCCGGTGCCCCGGCCGGCGGCAGCGATGTCCTGTTGACCTCCGCTGCAGCCCCCTCCCGACGCAGGTTCAGCCGCCGCAACGGGTCCGGGCGGAACCGGACCAGCCAGCGGGTCAGCGGCCAGCCCGTGCGCCTCGTGGCTTCCTGCCGGTACGACCTCGACACGGCATCAGCAACGAGCGGGACGTTGGCGGCCGCCGCAAGCTCGTCAGCCAGCCGGGACCTGGTGCCGGCTTTGACTCCGGCTGCCTCCCCGGTTCCGGAGGCCGCCGCAAGCCGGGCCGTGGCCTTGGAGACATCCGCGGCCAGCCGCTGCGAGGACGCCTGCCGTTGCACCACCACGTCTCGGATGGCCGCCCGGACTTTGTCGACGCCGGTCCCGTCCAACGCAGAGGCGCCAAGGACCTGGACCTTCCCCAGACCGTCCCGGGCCAGGATGGCTTTGAGGGATTCCAGCACCGGCCCGATGTCCGACGGCGGAAGCCGGTCAACCTGATTGAGTACCACCAGAGTGACCGCCCCGTGCGAAGCCAGGGGCGCAAGGAAGTCGTTGTGCACCGCGGCGTCCGCATATTTCTGCGGGTCCAGCACCCACACCAGGACGTCCACTAGACCCACCATCCGCTGGACAATCTCCCGGTTGGCGGCCTTCGTTGAATCGAAATCCGGCAGGTCCAACAGGATCAGGCCGGTGGATTCATCGGCGAACCCCGGCAGTGCCGAGGAATGATGGCGTTTGGCGACCCCGAGCCAGTCCAGCAGCGGTTCGCTGCCCTCCTGTCCCCAGACACCGGCCAGCGGTTCGGACGTCGTGGGACGGCGCACCGCCGCCGTCGCGATTTCCGCACCGCTGACCGCATTGAAGAGCGACGATTTCCCGCTGCCTGTGGCGCCAAAGAATCCCACCACAGTGTGCTCCGCGGACAGTGAACGGCGGGAACTGGCGCGCTCAAGGACCTGGAGCACGTCGTCCAGAGCCTCGTCCGGCAACACCCCACCGGCGAGCTCCCGCGCATCGTTCAGGGCTTGCAGGCGGGCGTCGAGCCGGGAGGCTTCCCTGCTTCCGCTGTGCCGGCTCATGCGGGTCCGGCCAGTTGCCGGAGGGCGCGCGAATGATCGGACAAGACCTCCGGCGGAACCCCGGTACTAATGTCGAGACGGTCCAGGAAGCGCTGCTGTTCCGCCTGAAGCAGCTTGTGGCACCTCGAATTCAGGTCCTCGCGGGCAGTTTGCGCGAGGCGTCTCACGGCGTCCTCGCCGAAGACGGCCTCCAGGAGCCGTTGACCAACGACGGCGGTACCTCCCGCCACTCCGATCTCCAGTCCCGTTAGCCCGGCGGTCATGGAGAAAACCACGATCATGAGGGCGGCCCCGAGTCCGTTGACCCCGAAGGAAAGCCACCGGGCGTGGGTGCGTTTGCCCTGGCCTTCCGTACGGATGAGCTCCATGAGCGCTCCCTGCCAGGCCCTGATTTCTGCTGCCACCGTGTCCGCGAAGCCGGCACTGGTGCCGGAAAGATCGTCCGCGCCCAGCAGCTGGCGGCCTGCGGGGTCCGAGCGCCAGCGCTGGTCGGCGTCCTCGGCCGCGTTGGCGGCTTCGTCCATGATGACCGCCTGCAGCCCCGTTTCAATGGCTGTTTCCACCTTGACAGCGGGAGCGGGCTCGCCGCGGAAGAAGGCGCCCATCCGGTCCCGCACGCGACCGATGTTCTGTTCCAGGACGCGGAAGAACTCGCCGGTACCGACAAAGTCCTGCCAGCGGGCCAGAACTTCGCCGCGCAGGAGGGCACCGTCCCGCGTTGCGTCCATAATCCTGGACCCTGCATCCTGATAAGCGTTGCGGACATCCCTGGCGAGGACATCCCGCGATTGCTGTTGCTCCCTCGATGCCTGCGCGAGGGCAGCAACGCGGCCGCTGAGCGCACGTACCGTGCCGTTGAGTGTCCGGCGGGCAATCTCAGCCCTCCCGGCAGAATCTGCTGCCAGTTGACGCAGCCAGTGGGCCACCGGTTCCACGGCGCCGTCGGGCAGCATTCCGAGACCGTCCAGGGTCACCTCCGGAATAATAAACAACCGGGCTGCACCCAGGCCCTCCCGCTGGAGCATGGTCCGGAGGTCCGCGCTGACCTCCTCCTCGGCGGCCGGGGGCACGCGGTCCAGCACCACGGCCACCATGATGTCCCTTGACGCAGCGTCGAGGAGCAGCTTCCAGGGCACGGCGTCGGCATAGCGGTTGGCTGTTGTCACAAATATCCAGAGGTCGGCTGCAGCGAGCAAGTGGCCCGCAAGCGTCCGGTTGCCATCCGAGACGGAGTCGACGTCGGGAGCATCCAGTAGTGCGATTCCTTGCGGCACGGCGGGGTGTCCCACGAGCACCAGGGAGGATATGGATGCCGCATCCGGTGCAGCGCCGGCCCGGCTGGCGGGAAGAGGCGTTTCCAGCACTGCGCCGCGGATTCGGCTCAGGTTCGGCAGTACCCGCTGGTCTTCGAACCAGGGAGAATCCGCCGGGTTGTGGAGCAATATCGGCTGCCTCGTGGTCGGCCGGATGGCGCCGGCCCTCGTGACCGGGTGGCCCACAAGGGCGTTGACCAATGTGGACTTGCCGGCTCCGGTGGATCCGCCCACAACTGCCAGCAGCGGAGCGTCAAGGCTGCGGAAGCGCGGAAGCATGTAGTCGTCCAGCTGCGCCAGTGCGTTTTTGATATCGAGGCGGGCCGCGTCAGCGCCGGGAAGTGCGAGCGGCAGCACGGCTTCGCCGAGGTCCCTGCGGACGGTCTCGAGCAGTTCCACAGCTGCGGCTGCGCGCGCATTGTGCACGGCGGGGCCCGCGGGTGAACTCTCAGATGGGGACGTCACAGCTTCATCATGCCAGTTCAAAACGCTGCCGGCTCGAATCCGGCACAGACCGCGCGGCACGGGCGGTTGCCAGAGCAACAGCGGAGCCCAAGCAAACAAAACAAAGCGGCCCCGGGCTGTTGCCCGGGACCGCTTCAGTGGTGACCCCAGCGGGATTCGAACCCGCGTTACCGCCGTGAGAGGGCAGCGTACTAGGCCGCTATACGATGGGGCCGCGTACTTCCGGATGGTATTTCTACCATCAGGCTCAGTGATTGTTTCATACACAAAGCCGGTGTTTCAAATCGGCCATACCGCTTGAAACCCCTGATCCGCCGCACCGAAATGCGGCTTTTTCAGAGCTGGGATACCAGGACTCGAACCTAGAATGACGGTACCAGAAACCGTAGTGTTGCCAATTACACCATATCCCAATGGAACTTTCGGGCCGGTCACTCAGGCCTAAACCTTCGCTCCCCGCGCCTCAGCACGAGTAATTACTTTACCCGAGAGTTTTGGCTGGCACAAATCGGCGCCCGGAGCCCCTTCCGAGCCCGCCAACCGGCCCGCGCGGAAAGTCCACAACCGACCGCAGGGCGAAGAAACCCTTGCAATTACAGGGTGGACAAGTTTACGCTCGGTAAGTTACCGACGAGTAACCACTCCCCTCCACACCTCCCGACCGGCAGTTCCAAGCGAACTTTCGAATGTTAGCTGCATCACGGCCGGGCGGCCGGGGACCACAGGAGTCCGACACCCACCGTCGAGAGGAACCAACCGTGCCACAAAGTCGTGCCGCTGCTCCCCAGAACGTCCGCACCCGCGGCCAACAGATCGCCATAGCTCTCCTTGCCTTGCTACTGATCGCCCTGCTGGGCTTCTACACCTTGGTCACCGGGCGCATCACCGACGGATCCGCGCGACTCAAGGACGGAGCCGGCCAGGCTTCCGCCGGCGCCGATCAGCTTGAGGACGGCGCCGGAAAGCTCGCCACCGGCGCCACTCTGGCAGACACCGGGGCAGGCAAACTCTCCGCCGGAGCGCAGAAGATCCATGCCGGCATCACCACCAAGCTCGCTCCCGGTGCCGACCAGCTCCAGGCCGGCGCCGGGAAACTCGCGGCCGGGGCGGTGAAAATCGAGGCGGACGTCAACAACAAGCTGGCGCCGGGGGTGTACAAAGTCGATGACGGTGCCCGCAAGCTCGCGACCGGAGCGGAGCAACTCTCAGCCGCGCTGACCCCCACTGCTTCGGGAACCGCGGAAAACAACCTCGCCGACGGCGCCACACAGCTACGCGAGGGAGCGTCCCGCGTGGAGGGCGGCGCAGGCCAGCTTGCCGCAGGGACAACCCAGCTCAAGGGCTACCGCGGTGCCAACGGCAGTCCGGAAGCGGGCACCGGCACCGCAGCCCTGGCCCAGGCGCTGGAGTTGTTGCAGGCTGCGGCCGACGATCCCGTCCAGGGGCTCGTGCCGCTCTCCGTGGTAAAGGACAAAATCGCCAAAATTACGGCGGGTGCCCGCAAGCTCGATGCCGGAGCCGCCCAGCTCCAATCCGGGGCCTCCCGGCTCCACGAAGGTACCGGAGAACTGCGGGCCGGTGCCGCGAAGCTGACTGCGGGTTTCACCACCCTGGGCGGCAAGCTCAACAGCCAGGATCCCGAAAACCCCGGGGTTGTCCTCGGCACGCGTCTCCTGGCCGACGGGACAGCCAAGATCAGGGAAGGCATGGACGGAATACCCGGGAACCCCGACCGTCCGGGCCTGCTCAAGGCGACCGCAAGTATGACCGAGGGCTCCTCCCGGCTTGCCGCCGGGACCACGGCACTGAACGCAGGCATCAAGGGGGACCCTGCGGATCCCGCGAATCCCGGGCTCCTGAGAGGCTCCGAAGCCTTGGCCGCCGGAGCCTCCGAGCTCTCAGAGGGCAACACCAAGCTCGCTTCCGGCTCCTCGCAGCTGGCCACCGGGGCAAGCAAGCTCGCGGACGGGAACGCAAAAGTGGCAGCCGGAACAGAAACACTGCACTCAAGCGCAGCGGCTGTCTCGCCGTCGGACGTGGTGGGCCGGCCCGACGCCGGAACTGCCGTGGGCATGGTGGGCGTGCTGGGACTCGGTTCAGTGGGCGCCTTTATGGCGCTGCGCAACCGTCGGAAAGCGGTGGAAACCGCCTGACCCGGCAGGTGGCCCGGCGATGATCAGGCCGGGCCAGCCGGCCAGCCGTCCCTCCTACCCCAGCAGCTCCGCGAGCGAGCCAACCTGATGACCGGCAAACGCGGACTCCGTTTCCCCGCTGCGGTTCAGCCAGACGCCCAGCAAGCCCGCCGCCGTCGAACCTTCTGCGTCCAGCAGGCGGTTGTCTCCCACATAGAGGGTCTCAGCGGCACTGCTGCCCAGGAGGCGTACGCCCTCCAGGTAGATGGCCGGATCCGGCTTGGGTACGCCCAAGGTGTCCGTTCCCACCAATACGGTGATCCGCTGCAGCCCCGCGGCGTCGAGCTTCACCCGCTGGTAGTCGTGCACGTTGTTGCTGACCGCACCGTAGGGAATTCCTGCGGCGTCGAGGGCGTCCAGGACCGGGGCAACGTCCTCGAACGCACGGACGTAGCCGTGCTGCAGGGCTGCGTAGGAGGTGACCCAGGCATGGGACTCCTCGCCCTCTTCCAGTTCCACTCCGAAGTGCCCCAGGGCAGCACGTCCCCGGAGCAGCCGCTGTTCATTGAAGGTCAGTTCTCCGGCCAGGTAGCGGTCATAGAAGTGTGTGGTCTCGTGCGTGAAGATGCGCCCGAACTTCTCCCACCCGGCTTGGTCCAGGCCGGGCAGGAGATGTTCGCTGACGTCACGCAACGCCGTCGTCATGGCGTACTCCAGGTCCACCAGGGTGTCATCAATGTCGAACAGCACACCCCGGACGACGCCGAAGCCCGTGTGCAGGACACGGCCGCCGTCGCCGCGCATGGCAGTCATCAGCCGCGGAAAGCGTGGAGGCGGGCCAGTGAGGATGCCTTGCCCAGGATGACCATGGATTCAAAGAGCGGCGGGGAGATCCGGCGCCCCGAAACGGCTGTCCGGACCGGACCGAAAGCCAGCCGCGGCTTGATGCCCATGTCCTCCACGAGTGCCTGCTTCAGCGCGGTCTGGATGCTCTCGGCGCTCCAGTCGGCGACGGCGTCCAGGGCCGCTATCGCGGCGTCCAGCACCTCGGTGAGGTTTTCCGGAAGTCCCTTGCGGGCGTCATCCGCAACGTCGATGGCGTCGTCGTTCTTGAACAGGAAGGAAATCATCTCCGGCGCCTCGCCCAGCAAGGCGATGCGCTCCTGGATCAGCGGCGCGGCCTCGGTGAGGATCTCCTCTTCACGGGCGGTCAGCGTCTCGCCCACCAGGTTCGCTGCGCGGAGGTACGGAACCAGGCGGCCCCTGAAGTCGTCCGCGTCCAGCATCCGGATGTGGGTGCCGTTGATCGCTTCGGCCTTCTTGATATCGAAGCGCGCCGGGTTGGCCAGGACGTCATGGACGTCGAAGTGCTCGATAAGCTGTTCCACCGTGAAGATGTCTTCGTCGGCGGACAGGCTCCAACCCAGCAGCGAGAGATAGTTGAGCAGGCCTTCGGGGATGAATCCGCGGTCCCGCAGCAGGAAGAGGTTGGACTGCGGATCACGCTTGGACAGCTTCTTGTTGCCCTCGCCCATAACGTACGGCAGGTGCCCGAAGACGGGCATGTAGCTTGCGACGCCGATCTCCATCAGGGCGCGGATCAGCACCACCTGGCGGGGCGTGGAGGACAGCAGGTCCTCGCCGCGCAGTACGTGGGTGATCCCCATCAGGGCGTCATCCACCGGGTTCACCAGGGTGTACAGCGGAGAACCGTCGGCGCGGACGATCACGTAGTCCGGGATGCTCCCGGCCTTAAAGGTGATTTCGCCGCGGACCATGTCGGTGAAAGTGACGTCCTCGTCTGGCATGCGGACTCGGAGGACCGGTTCGCGGCCCTCGGCCTTGAACGCGGCAACCTGCTCGGCGCTGAGGTTGCGGTCGAAGTTGTCGTAGCCGAGCTTGGGGTCGCGGCCGGCGGCCCGGTGGCGCGCTTCAACTTCCTCCGGCGAGGAGTAGCACTCGTAGGCGTAGCCGGCTTCCAGCAGCTTGGCCACCACGTCCTTGTAGAGGTCAAGACGCTGTGACTGGCGGTACGGCTCATGCGGGCCGCCCGTTTCCACGCCCTCTTCCCACGAGATGCCCAGCCATTTCAGGGCCTCAAGCAGCTGCTCGTAGCTCTCTTCCGAGTCCCGGGCTGCGTCCGTGTCCTCGATGCGGAACACAAAGGTGCCCTGCGTGTGCCGGGCGTAGGCCCAGTTGAACAGCGCCGTACGGATCAGGCCCACGTGCGGGGTGCCCGTGGGCGACGGGCAGAACCGCACCCGGACCGGGGTTTCGGCAGTGACGGCAGGACTGGAGACAGCGTTGGACACAGAAGGAGTAGTCATAGTGTCTCCAACTTTACCGCCTGCCCGGGACTCGAACCCGCCGCGGAATCCGGCACGGAAACGGACAGCCGCCCCGGGATACCCGGGGCGGCTGTCGTGACGTTGGTGCTGTGTGCGGCTAGCGCCGGACAACAGGGTTGGAAAGCCGGCCGATGCCTTCGATCTCCACGTCAAACCGGTCGCCC
Above is a window of Arthrobacter sp. FB24 DNA encoding:
- the murA gene encoding UDP-N-acetylglucosamine 1-carboxyvinyltransferase — encoded protein: MSSVLTIRGGVPLTGRVTVRGAKNLVPKAMVAALLGNEPSVLRNVPEIKDVEVVTSLLQLHGVTVEKDPVTGDLTLDPKGAKTASSTAIDAHAGDSRIPILLCGPLIHAIGEAFIPDLGGCKIGDRPIDYHLNVLRQFGAVVEKRPGGIHISAPKGLQGAKISLPYPSVGATEQVLLSATRAEGITELSGAATEPEIIDLIAVLQKMGAIISVQTDRTIRIEGVRDLGGYNHRALSDRNESASWASAALVTRGDIFVEGASQRDMMTFLNTYRKVGGGMDIGEDGIRFYHRGGKLNPLVLETDVHPGFMTDWQQPLVVALTQAEGVSIVHETVYENRFGFTDALIRMGANIQVHRECLGSVPCRFGQRNFLHSAVISGSTQLKGTDIDVPDLRGGFSHLIAALAATGTSRVTGIDIINRGYERFTEKLAGLGADFDITAAK
- the leuD gene encoding 3-isopropylmalate dehydratase small subunit; the protein is MEKFSTHTGIGVPLRQSNVDTDQIIPAVYLKRITRTGFEDALFAAWRKDPAFILNQEPFNAGSVLVAGPDFGTGSSREHAVWALKDFGFKTVLSSRFADIFRGNSGKQGLLAAEVAQDDIELIWKVLENAPGTEVTVDLVSKTVMCGNVVAPFEIDDYTRWRLLEGLDDIGLTLQHEEDITAYEATRPAFKPKTLPARLS
- the leuC gene encoding 3-isopropylmalate dehydratase large subunit; translated protein: MAKTLAEKVWDAHVVRKGDGEGANAQPDLLYIDLHLVHEVTSPQAFEGLRLAGRPLRRPDLTIATEDHNTPTLDIDKPIADLTSRTQIQTLRNNCKEFGVRLHSLGDAEQGIVHVVGPQLGLTQPGMTVVCGDSHTSTHGAFGALAMGIGTSEVEHVMATQTLSLKPFKTMAINVEGTLRPGVSAKDIILAVIAKIGTGGGQGYVLEYRGSAIRALSMEARMTICNMSIEAGARAGLVAPDQTTYDYMYGRPHAPQGAEWDAAVEYWNTLRTDDDATFDVEVDLDADTLEPFVTWGTNPGQGVSLSSRVPSPEDFGDENAKAAAERALQYMGLEAGTPMKEIRVDTVFLGSCTNSRMEDLRAAADIIRGRTKDPNIRMLVVPGSARVRLEAEAEGLDKVFKDFGAEWRFAGCSMCLGMNPDQLEVGERCASTSNRNFEGRQGKGGRTHLVSPVVAAATAVRGTLSSPSDLDPAPESAAVSSSAA
- a CDS encoding IclR family transcriptional regulator, with protein sequence MDNSSGVGVIDKAAHVLDALEAGPTTLAQLVAATGLARPTVHRLALALVHHRLVSRDIQGRFVLGSRLVELASAAGEDRLIASAGPVLMQLRDATGESAQIFRRQGDWRVCVASAERPIGLRDTIPVGTQLSMKAGSAAQVLLAWEDHDRLLEGLQAARFTPTVLAGVRRRGWGQSLGEREPGVASVSAPVRGPSGRVIAAVSISGPIERLTRQPGRLHAEVVCNAARVLTEALRKNND
- a CDS encoding DUF1697 domain-containing protein, translated to MNSYAVFLRGINVGGINIKMADLRSALAERGFDGVKTLLASGNVALASPLGAAALKKDVETCLRESFGYDAWVVVLTDARLAALVEACPYPAEDKTTHTYVTLSSDTAVLDELFEAGSRLDGTQQQRLGPEAMAWLAPAGGTLDSPFSRLSSKARYKSTTTTRNLRTMIKVRDATKAMGNG
- a CDS encoding GTPase; the protein is MSRHSGSREASRLDARLQALNDARELAGGVLPDEALDDVLQVLERASSRRSLSAEHTVVGFFGATGSGKSSLFNAVSGAEIATAAVRRPTTSEPLAGVWGQEGSEPLLDWLGVAKRHHSSALPGFADESTGLILLDLPDFDSTKAANREIVQRMVGLVDVLVWVLDPQKYADAAVHNDFLAPLASHGAVTLVVLNQVDRLPPSDIGPVLESLKAILARDGLGKVQVLGASALDGTGVDKVRAAIRDVVVQRQASSQRLAADVSKATARLAAASGTGEAAGVKAGTRSRLADELAAAANVPLVADAVSRSYRQEATRRTGWPLTRWLVRFRPDPLRRLNLRREGAAAEVNRTSLPPAGAPERARTDAAVREFADAASAGAPGPWRAAIRGAAREGRDQLPDAMDQAIAGTELLAGRKSWWWGLFNVAQWLALVAVLGGVGWLGVLAGLGYLQLPVPEVPRVEGWPVPTLMIAGGLLLGVVLALAGKAIAGAAARVRGGAAGKKLRAAVAAVADRRVVEPVEVEVSRLKSFNAALKAAGRD
- a CDS encoding dynamin family protein, which encodes MTSPSESSPAGPAVHNARAAAAVELLETVRRDLGEAVLPLALPGADAARLDIKNALAQLDDYMLPRFRSLDAPLLAVVGGSTGAGKSTLVNALVGHPVTRAGAIRPTTRQPILLHNPADSPWFEDQRVLPNLSRIRGAVLETPLPASRAGAAPDAASISSLVLVGHPAVPQGIALLDAPDVDSVSDGNRTLAGHLLAAADLWIFVTTANRYADAVPWKLLLDAASRDIMVAVVLDRVPPAAEEEVSADLRTMLQREGLGAARLFIIPEVTLDGLGMLPDGAVEPVAHWLRQLAADSAGRAEIARRTLNGTVRALSGRVAALAQASREQQQSRDVLARDVRNAYQDAGSRIMDATRDGALLRGEVLARWQDFVGTGEFFRVLEQNIGRVRDRMGAFFRGEPAPAVKVETAIETGLQAVIMDEAANAAEDADQRWRSDPAGRQLLGADDLSGTSAGFADTVAAEIRAWQGALMELIRTEGQGKRTHARWLSFGVNGLGAALMIVVFSMTAGLTGLEIGVAGGTAVVGQRLLEAVFGEDAVRRLAQTAREDLNSRCHKLLQAEQQRFLDRLDISTGVPPEVLSDHSRALRQLAGPA